In Aricia agestis chromosome 13, ilAriAges1.1, whole genome shotgun sequence, the genomic window GTTTACACTgatctaaaatatttatctaaATCTCTTGTGTATAttcatataatttattttaaaacttatttttaaaatatgtatttagatctaaataaatttatttgttgcttaaattccatttttttaaggaaattttacaattgaaaataataacaaatcaaACAACtttacatatttcattggctGTTGATAAATTGTGTATTCTCAGTAACAAATTAATAAGGCCTTGTGCCAAAGCATTACAATGCTCTCAATAATACAGTATTGACTATTGAATGTATGTTACTAGCAAGTCTGTCAGTGGTAATATACTCTACTGTACTATAATATGTGGAACTATATTAGATATGAACTGTATGTTCTggcttttattatttgtaggttcTGGCCAATATAATAAATTCTCTCTATTTTTGTTTCTAAATTTCTTTGCAAATATACAAACAAGAGATTTAAAACCAATTGtgtaattgtattttaattctatgtaacataaaaatacactagactttcttaaagttattattttcGACGTAAGGATCCTAATAAGTCATAAAAATTccttatgttatttttaaaaacaaaatagcaATGTTATTCtattagatattttatattataaaaggcGAGTATGTCTTTAATATATTAATCAtttaaatccatttttatttttttattgagggGTCCAGGTATTTTGTGCTCATAACCAAATTCGGCAAACTGTACACGAAATACAGCCCGCCTGCTTTCTACCAAGAgaaattgttaaaattataattaatggtGTTGTTACTAGATGTTACATTAGAAATGAGCAATAAGATTTAAGAAcctttatagtataatattgcTTGTTTGTGTAGTACGCCAATATAAAATGcaacaaaatgtaaattattatttatgtgctGTAATTGAGCTTGTAACTGTATTGTGATGCTTTTCTCTAAACAAattatatgtaccatcgaggaaattgattcctaggcggtTGACAGACTAACATCATTTGattggatcatgtcaattcaatgttaattgtgatttgtctgatgggtttgacgtaacgcgaccaaatgtagggcccccatctgcctaggaatcaacttctctgatagtacaagcaAGACACGTTAAAATGTTCACCTGTTGTAAGAGATGTTACCATGTTCATGTAAAATGCCATCACTTTGATGAATTAGAGTTttccacataatattacaacTGTTAAGGTTTTCTCGCGAGTTTAAATCGGAATCTCAAGTGTTAGAAACTTTCCTGTAGGTACTATGTCGAGTATGAAATTATTTAGCTCTAGCATTtagaataatatatataatacattttgATTATGTATTATCATCTGTAGCATGCTGAGATTTTTGCATGGTAGGTTGGTTAAGAATATATCATAATTGAGAATGTTTAAACATGTACGAGAAGTTGGTACCTTATGTATTTcatatttgtatattatgaaTGTTAACGGGCAAGATTTATCGATTCTATATTAGGGTAACATACTGTGTGGTTACGTGTGTACATTCGAACATGAAAAATGATATGCAATTGATACCTATAGACGTCAACGCTTTGCAatcatattgtaccttatttatctgtctaaaataaagtatatttaatcCATTCATATATTATAAGATGTTGTTTCATTTACTAgctaatgatttttatacaaaaagatGCAGCCCATGTGGTGGGGCTGAAAGGTCCTGGAtggtaaattataaacaaaacttTGTTTACAATAAATTTAATGTACCAGTATACTTACTAaggttttgtataaaaatatacacaaCAAATCTTAGGTCTAGGTTAATTCTAAATTAACTTATTTGTTTGGCGTATGCTAATCAAACCATTCTTCAACATTAGGTGAATTCTCTTGAACATCATTTGACTCACTGAAAAGAGAAAACACCATAACATTTTTAAGGTTATCTACATTGTTAACATTATTGTGTATTAAAGGTGTCTACACACAGAGCCCAGTTGGCAAAACCGGCCGCATAATAAAATCAGGGCCATGCATGCCGGCTTCGGTGCGtagcttaaaatacaaataatattataaaaacataattaaatcaataataaatattagtcTTAAGTTTTCTGTACCCTTAAGGTAAAAACAATCAAACATTACTGAGACATGGATGTCAGTCAGTTCTAATTTTCACAGGTGATAAATTTGccacaaatactaaaataaattatgtttttgttggCAGCGAACTCTATATTGATTTCAGATCTATTTCAGATGTAATTATATGTAAATAGGTAGAAACATccaaacaaaatttaaagtgAGGTCCCTTCACAACCATTAGCTGTTATTTAAGGAATCATTAAGTGCAAGTATTAtttggtaatttttttaattacaacatttatatttatttttaaataaaggaatAATTATACAACTACCTATCAAGTGAAGGGTCATTGCTAAACATTTCCGTTGGCACTGTAGGTGGTGCCCTCTCTGGCAGTAGCTCGAGGTAGGATTGTCTGGACTGCAGATGTCGCTCCACCTCCTCTGGTGTCATGTGGCCATCACTGGCTGACAGACCAAACCCAAGAGCTGGAGATGCCTTGTTCATCATCGAAGCTTGATGCTGTGGAGATACACACTGATAAGGCTTCTGTTACTTCTTTTGACATCATTGAAATTTGGTGTTATGATGCTTTTGTAGACTTGGCTATGTAAATAATGTTTCATAACAAGAGTaaaggccgtcccccgagcaaacaaCCTTGACCATACATCTGCCACATTGCCGAGATtgcaccaaaaccctatttttttacttatcttagttcataataattgacctaaaaaaaatttaaacatggaatatgtagtttatgatattggcatgtgtttcaaataaaagtaatttgtaaatactagggagattctgaatgtatgcttgaattttaataaattggttttactttggaagctgatttcatgagtataataaacaaaaatagaaaattaaaaatgtggAAAGGAATGTTtgtatactgaagattattggtgtattcttattataattttgtagctttcaaattgtgagttataaagctctaaaaagcggtaaattacggcatctccatAGGGGGACCGCCTTAATTACAAAATGTCCAAATCTCTCTAAATTATTTGTGTACTATCCTCAAATTAAAGAAAATTGAGTTCTTACTATATTAGTCTGCTTTTTAGGTGCAGGGTTTCTTTTCCTTTTGGCTGTGCTATTTTGACCTCTGTTAAGTAAAGATGGTGTGGACATCTGGTGTACAGAATTAGCTTCAGCTTTTTTCCTGGAAACATTTTATAGtagagtaaatattaaattacataggtacccaagtgattatattatgctTCAAAATATTTATGCCGTAAAAGTAATTTACTACATGTACTgaggaaaatgattcctaggcagttgacggacctgcgtcatgtggtcggcttatgtcaattcaatgtaagttgtgattggtcggatgggtttgacttaacgtgaccaattatagtccgtgcaatccacgaagacacGCCCCATCAATTTTTgtgagcatctttccctttgaccgtgatGCTTTctcttaattggtctatttattaaagtatgcgcgtgcactcataggtaattagtgtgtaccgataacactcaaacattagCAAAAGATACACACATATACTATAGacgattaggaggaatagtgggggcgtgtcttcgtggattgcacggactatacttAGATCCGCaagcctaggaatcaacttctctgatagtactgtACTCACTACTGTTTGCAAAAGCTTACTTTATTGCCAAGCAGTGAGATTAAGTGTAGGACATTTTTTAatcttgaaaataatatttacagactggaaatatatattttacaaacacTACCTCTTAGCTGCCTCTGTACTGTAAGAATTATCATCAGAAGACTCAGTTTCTTCGCTATCTGAGGTGCTGCTATCATGTTTTTCATACTGTAATAACCTATCCAATAAAAAGCTTCTATCTCGTGACACTCTAAGAAGCCTTTTTTGACTACTTCGTAAGGCATCTTGAAAGCATTCATTTTCCTGAAATGACATAGAAAAAAAACTGAATGTCAAAGAAATTGCTGGTGTTGTGAAATCATTATATTAATAGCTGTTACTGGCTCAGGGCATTTCAGTATCACATTTATGATTtgatattgaataaaaaaactgcatttgcaatacaaaacaaacctaatttttttttttcatatctaCCAGATTCTTTTTTAACTGGAAGTAAATAGTATCCAACAATTATTTGCTTTATTAATTATGCTACCtctttaacacctccatcgttggtatcgcagacacaatagattttcaattgtataCGGCAGTTGGGGAATGATGGGTTAAAATATAGCACCATTTTGATTGCTTAACTTACATAAATAAGAAACTTGAGTTTTTTCTTCAGACTCAGGTACTGTGCTTTATAGTTAGGCTCCGGTTCTGCTTCACTGCTGCTGTCACTGGAATAATCTTTTCGGGAGTCGAGACTGTGCGCTGGTTCAGTCTTGACGGGATTATTCACACTGGAAGCTTCGTTAGCTTGCATGTTCGCTATAGAACGACAATACCACCCATCCAGCATCTTCTGCGAATtgtatataacatttttagCTAACAAATTGAACAAATTAGGATATTTTAATGTACAAAAGTTGTTTTCAAAAACTTAGTACATACCTTCGGGtaattttcggacgccagggTTACTGTTTTTCTTAGCTATGCGAGGAATAAGATGCAGCAACAATCGCTGTTACCAAAAAGATAAGATTAATGTTAATATTGCAAACAAATCCTATTAATTTTggtaaattttcattaaaaaatttattgatGTCTGAAGCAAGTTTGAAGCACAGACTAATACACAGATTAGGTACTAGTATATACTTGGACTATTATGAGATagaatcagtgttgccaaccttttttttactaacccaccaaattcagcagcgtaaaccaccagcggggctaaaatggtcacatttagcagttcctctcaatcaattcagcaaatgtattgtcaaaactgtcaaactgacaaatatcaaatcagtacaaaaatacagaaatgaattggaagcagagttgcattttgcgatttaaaaaaaatgaatcatattatgattcatatcgtgattcttcaaagcgaccattttagccccgcagaaaccgctaaaacctaaatggcctctcaaaccaccagaattccactaaataacgtaaagacaacaacaacctatctgaatataatttgaaaataataaaacaacaacgtcattattattatgaaataattatttttgttactacaaaaaggaaaactttagttacctatagcccgtcaaaaaagtcacgacattaatagagtcgccacttgtttccggtgtggcctcttatggccacactgtatccagtcactataaaagattttgatactttatattaaatacagtttaaaaacacgttgtaaatattatgatttatatttattatgtagtttagaaaatttgaaataattatgatgtagttatattgtgtgtttaaattacgacattacaagaaacaatctaatctatgtaaagtacctattataatctttgtatattatgtcatagtctgtctctgtcaagaaagtgaagaaattaaaaagtggcaacatcgtagtgtcatccctttcaaatcaatctaagaaattatcagtcaagtgcgagtcggacttgcgcacgaagggttccgtaccgttatagagcaaaaaatcagccaaaattatgtttttgtatgggagccccccttaaatttttattttatttaaatattattaaaaattattaaataacacatataattatggcctttgtgaaaatttcaagtgcctacttgttgtcatcattgttaccgagcaaaaaatgtttgaaaaattatgtttgttgtatcggagccccccttaaatatttaatttattttgtttttagtatttgttgttatagcggcatcagaaatacatagtctgtgaaaatttcaactctctagctattaccgttcttgagttacagcctggatacagacggacagacgggcagaaatcaaagtctcagtaatagggttctgtttttaccctttgggtgcggaaccctaaaaagaaatgacactacgatgttgccactttttaatttcttcactttcttgacggactatataaaaaatgcaataactcgattaaacggttgaactgatgtggctaattttagtctttaaatattcctggaagtccagggaaggtttataattgacacgaagttcaccgggacatctagtcactagtgctacatattattatgaatttataacacctgttatttaagtaccctctccctgaaAGCTGCATAGCTACTTCGATGaccagtgagagctgagagaagctcactccttttttattatggaactacttatttaagaaaatacaaaaaataaataagtgaaaaacagggttttgttattttaataaaatatgatcatccaaataatattctacaatgcagccggaaacagaatcatcgtcactttctaggtccatgtagttacagcagtggtgtcatagtgaagaggcactttcatcttcaataatcagctcttcaatatTGAATTTAGGATATCCTATTATagggttaattcccactccttgtatttattttcagtgtttcaaaatgatagcataaattctcccagtcatttcggttatttcgttaaacgctttttctgctacctgtaaacataaaacgtaataattataatattatattacgctgcatcaaagtgttaaaggagttaagcacatacactgtgacacgagaattttatatacctacgtcTAAGATACATAATtacgcaaagcacctaagtcaaagtatcaatcattgttaggcgcgttatatgatagatttctttgacagttcattgtttacgtaaacataaggtttaagtaaaattgttgttttattataccacataatacttactcaggctacttagaattgcattatacaataaaataaacaaataaaattgataaaacaaactcttaattacctgctactatggcgattgtgcgatcagaatcggaaatgtggacgcgagaatttcagtgatattttcgcgtattactatttttcttcaatgaaaatcttcaaattttcagcactatgacacgtctttcactttaattattaatattaatcacagtaacatgtagttttcacattgtaaaactaaatttaagcaaattgaaaatctttgttttgtaaattttatgtgatagagtattgatacaacaaagggacaaatgtcaaaagagtgttgctattgcttaaaaaaaagtttcgcctcctagacattcttgacgcactatatgtacctatgtataagtaggtacttaactaaagagtaaagatgaacgtctttagaggaatcattgtcatttatTCAGTAtgtgaagaataaatttctttagttctaatttttgtattacggtatttggtattatgttattattacagcatttggcttcgcgtgctaaccttgcacgaaagaaaggcgatcaaacttcatccggtttctTTGTTgagtcttgacaacattcatcatgctaaataatcgctctatatcagcgttagaatgcggcaaaacgaataaagataataataatataattaagtttccagtgtgcgtcttcaagggttagaaacataatgaaaaactagtggtttaacgtcgaagctaccactaacttaaataatctaatccactaagaaatccactagccactaaaaccaaatttttcccgccgaaaggtacgtctacaccaccagatctagtggaaattccactaagttggcaacactggatAGAATACTACCATACTACGGTAAAGTTTGAACAGTGTTTAGAAGGGAcattataaaagtcaatggatGGGAcctgtcatgactcatgtcaaataataaaggcagagtagacagaattatagagtatgccgacttagaactgatgttgaaaattttaaatttattattattatttaaatttgacgtattatgacgaaaatcgtcgctagggttgttaaattgttacctacgaatttaaaactatgacatattcgctggacgtgttcctctttggtcgtattgttgtttgtgttttggcacatgtgattaaaattgtcagaatccaattttgaaatctttattttaaatatttgataataattttaaatatttaaaaataaattatatcagccagcgcgaggcacattccatttataatcctagtgaaacgcatagacataatatatactgtagcattatattatgtctatggtgaaacgcgacgaatttgacagatattgaaacctgtccgtttcttagcagtcgaactactggttgttatgtctattgtgataaaGGTGTGCTctcatcactcccccccgaagaccggaggtcgaatcttgaagtattgtcgcttgagtcgccagtgccagtgagttccagtgagtcggaactattgtagtgagtcccagtgagtcggaactgtaagctgctgcacgggatccagtgagtcggaaagctgccgtgcggggccgatgctacgtgctgaccaggagagatgtgctctgcttgctgaccggtcggtgtagtgagaaagcccgatgatgccgatgcggagtcgcccaggccgcggtacattgcggctagtggacgatgtacccgatgaggcgatgctggctggcgcggtgtggaggggcggggagtgatgatgatgaaggaggcgtgttctgtcgagggtcaccaatgtgggaataaGCGTGGcagctaaaggaagatcttccgaccgagcgaggtgttgtgctcggtcaggccggagcccacgtgatacaattcagctgtcgtatatataccgacgcgctcagataacttcgatagcgcgatgcaggaatgttaggcgaattgtgggtaccgccacatagttaagaaaatttgaaataattatgttgtagttatagtgtgtgtttaatttacgacattacaagaaacaatctaatctatgtaaattattatttaaatctttgtatatgtcatagtccgtctctgtcaagaaagtgaagaaattaaaaagtggcagcatcgtagtgtcatccctttcaagtcaatctaagaaaaaacggtgggctgttggtagctcaagccggggggcGCCGGTTCGTTTCGTTTCGTCAAAAAGCACTacgcatatgcggccgcggcattacacgcatcaatattatcacgattccgcgataatattgatggtgtaataggccgaaACTTGGCCGAAACGCAGTATCACATTTCCCAGTAGGTACACAGTTTGTGAAgatcgcgtgatactagaatcatgataatattgatgcgtgtaatacctgccaatATCGTCaaatggtatcgtctcaagcacgaagcactacgcatgtgcggccgcagcaTTATAATGATTGGCCTTTGAAACTTTGGACCATAGGCCTAGGCCTTGTGCTGGCAATACAGGCATTATTTCGTTCGTTAGTTTCTGAAGGTTGGCGAAACTGCGAGAGGGAACTTCCTTTCTACTTGGAGTAATTTTATTTCAGTCAAATTAATAAATGGACTTGAGACTTCGTGCCGtgttttagaaaattgaactCTATATGTACCACATGTCCTCTTTCAGCTGAGTGCGGAACCGTGCTTGTCGCGGGCAGTCGGTGCCGGATAATTTCCTCGTGTTGTTATGGCTCTCGGTAGTGAAGTGAATGATGATAATAACTCGAAACACACATctcaaaaagtgaaaaaatgcgCGATTAACAGCAATGTGAACGACAAATGTGGTAGCGAGAATATTAATAAAGGTAAGGTTCTAAATGTACATGCTCTAAGTTATGTAACATTGTAATGGATcagacaaaaaattaaactgtattaaaattaagtaaaatcCCTTCGTTTAGTCATGTGATTTCTACAAAACATGTGACAATATAAATTCAACTTATAATTTCATTCATACGGAGTCTCATTTGTAACAAACTATTTTCGATCGTCTCAATACTTATTCAATGAAATATcgtaaaattatgtttaaaaagtgTGTAAGGAGCGTACAACGAGCATTTTAGTATATAATATGCTATATTTTTGAATAATTCTTTGTATCTTATTACACAACACTTATCAGATATTACAGTTAAATTTTTCTATAAAGCAGGTTTTCTGTATTctgttaattatattttctataaaTACATATCTAaacgaatattttatttcatggtTTATCCATTACATAAATCTTTTGTGTAAGAAATGAAGCATGTTTTTTCACTACTTAtcaataaacttattttatgagtaaacttaaatattttccataatatgtacaattaatattatacaaatccCACTAGTACTTGTATAATAAAGTGATTTTGTAatagtgtaataaaataaaattaataatcaaTACAGTAAACtatctataatatttaaaatgaatggTACAAAAAATACTAATGCTCTAcagctagggttgccaggcgtctggataaagccggacacagtcaggctttttgattgcgtgtccggccaaaattaagaggagtcctgcttttgtagagctttgattcaataacttttatatgaaaatcctactaattttagacggttttacacctaataaaaCAGGACTTTTTGGATAAATGTCCGGCCAAGGTAgctgctttgtccggcttttcggtttaGCGACCTGAAAACCCTATCTACAGCAATAGCAAAGCACATGCTTAATAAGAAATATTTGTGCATGTATAATGAGTAAATTATCTTGACCTTAATATTAATGTGACTACTGGCTGGTTTATCTCTTTTAGTATTGCCTAGTTGTGTTTagataatttcttaaattaactttttgttCAACTTAAGTTTtgcataaaattttaatgttggttacatagatttttattttaatttgactagGGAAAATAAAT contains:
- the LOC121732956 gene encoding INO80 complex subunit E, with amino-acid sequence MLDGWYCRSIANMQANEASSVNNPVKTEPAHSLDSRKDYSSDSSSEAEPEPNYKAQYLSLKKKLKFLIYENECFQDALRSSQKRLLRVSRDRSFLLDRLLQYEKHDSSTSDSEETESSDDNSYSTEAAKRKKAEANSVHQMSTPSLLNRGQNSTAKRKRNPAPKKQTNIHQASMMNKASPALGFGLSASDGHMTPEEVERHLQSRQSYLELLPERAPPTVPTEMFSNDPSLDSESNDVQENSPNVEEWFD